Proteins co-encoded in one Bacteroidota bacterium genomic window:
- a CDS encoding tetratricopeptide repeat protein: protein MIHHKFLMHHRILLILLIFFTTTKVKGDTNFLAQSKSSSDSIEKLFTIGKSVSDTNYKQGLVYLFKALSIAERTSDLANAAKVCNTIGIVHKSIGDYRTSLNYQFKSLQLQLKLKNKDGVARAYNNISLVYSLKNDFLTAIEYQLRSIKIKEENGDEHGLAISYENLGKIYSDQKNSKKALYYFFLAFKINSEFKDSVGIIYDYQSIGNEYFVKNRLELAREFYNKALKLKINQKIIDKEIADIYNRLGDLFAETNEVERALHFYKTALGINQKLNNRRNVSINYFNIGSLLLKVGSYQEAKTYLVDCKKIATEIDYLDLLCDVYEKLMLTHEKTGNLNEALNYSKLYNVSKNKMSTLNNYEKLNELGIKYETEKKEKEIKLLNQDKSLKTAEISHQKLVKNYFIGLAIIILISSSFIFRLYRNKLNDNKLLAAQKAEIESQKKSITDSINYAYRIQKSILPTCEHFNEILPESFVFNKPKDIVSGDFYWLHETSPFKYSSVNSKVFLALADCTGHGVPGAFMSMMGVELLNEAVNESHSPAKILEIVDDGIRRALHTNQHESKKDGMDMALCAFDFDKNTLKYCGANRPIYRIRNGDLEIFYPQKAAIGFSDQGFKFENIEIELQKNDNIYLFSDGYADQFGGERDKKLTTKKFKDLLLRLQPLPMRNQGMELEKFITDWSGNNSQVDDMLVIGLKV from the coding sequence TTGATACACCATAAGTTTTTAATGCACCACAGAATATTACTCATCCTATTAATTTTCTTTACAACTACAAAAGTAAAAGGAGATACTAACTTTTTAGCTCAAAGCAAGAGCAGCTCAGATTCTATTGAGAAATTATTTACAATTGGTAAATCTGTTAGCGATACCAATTACAAACAGGGATTAGTATACTTATTCAAAGCACTTAGTATAGCTGAAAGAACATCAGATTTAGCAAATGCTGCTAAGGTCTGCAATACAATTGGAATAGTGCACAAATCAATTGGGGATTATCGCACATCATTAAATTACCAATTTAAGTCATTACAGCTGCAATTAAAATTAAAAAATAAGGACGGAGTAGCTCGTGCATATAATAATATTTCTTTGGTTTATTCTTTAAAGAATGATTTTCTGACTGCAATTGAATACCAATTAAGAAGTATTAAAATAAAAGAAGAAAATGGCGATGAACATGGTTTGGCGATTTCGTATGAAAATTTAGGAAAGATTTATTCTGATCAAAAGAATAGTAAAAAGGCACTCTATTATTTTTTTTTAGCCTTTAAAATTAATTCTGAATTTAAGGACAGTGTAGGAATTATTTACGATTATCAATCTATTGGTAATGAGTATTTTGTTAAAAATCGATTGGAATTAGCGAGAGAATTTTACAATAAAGCTCTAAAATTAAAAATCAATCAAAAAATTATTGATAAAGAAATTGCTGATATATATAATCGATTAGGAGATTTATTTGCTGAAACAAATGAAGTGGAAAGAGCATTACATTTTTATAAAACAGCATTGGGTATTAATCAGAAATTGAATAATAGACGAAATGTTTCAATTAATTATTTCAATATTGGCTCTTTACTCTTGAAAGTTGGGAGTTATCAAGAGGCAAAAACTTATCTCGTTGATTGTAAGAAAATTGCGACTGAAATAGATTATTTAGATTTATTGTGTGATGTTTATGAAAAATTGATGTTAACACACGAAAAAACGGGAAACCTAAATGAAGCACTCAATTACTCTAAATTATACAATGTTTCTAAAAATAAAATGAGCACATTGAATAATTACGAGAAATTAAATGAATTGGGAATTAAATATGAGACAGAAAAAAAGGAAAAAGAAATTAAGTTATTAAATCAAGACAAATCACTTAAAACGGCTGAAATTTCACATCAAAAATTAGTTAAAAATTATTTTATAGGATTAGCAATCATAATCTTGATTTCGTCATCATTTATTTTTCGTTTGTACCGCAATAAACTAAATGATAATAAGCTTTTGGCTGCACAAAAGGCAGAAATTGAATCACAGAAAAAATCTATAACAGATAGTATAAATTATGCTTACAGAATTCAAAAATCTATTTTACCCACTTGTGAGCATTTTAATGAAATTTTACCGGAATCTTTTGTGTTTAATAAACCTAAAGATATTGTAAGCGGAGATTTTTATTGGTTGCATGAAACTTCACCGTTCAAGTATTCATCAGTTAACTCAAAAGTTTTTCTTGCTTTAGCCGATTGCACAGGTCATGGGGTTCCTGGTGCATTTATGAGCATGATGGGTGTAGAATTGTTGAATGAGGCGGTTAACGAAAGCCATTCTCCTGCAAAAATTTTAGAAATTGTTGATGATGGGATTAGGAGAGCATTGCATACAAACCAACATGAATCTAAAAAAGATGGGATGGACATGGCTTTATGTGCTTTTGATTTTGATAAAAATACCTTGAAGTATTGTGGGGCAAACCGCCCAATTTATAGAATTCGAAACGGGGATTTGGAAATTTTTTATCCACAAAAAGCCGCAATTGGTTTCAGCGATCAAGGATTTAAGTTTGAGAACATAGAAATTGAATTGCAAAAAAATGACAATATCTATCTTTTTTCTGATGGATATGCTGATCAATTTGGGGGAGAAAGGGATAAAAAATTGACAACTAAAAAATTCAAAGATCTTTTACTTAGACTTCAGCCTTTACCAATGCGAAACCAAGGAATGGAATTAGAAAAATTCATTACAGATTGGTCTGGAAACAATTCTCAAGTTGATGATATGTTGGTTATTGGTTTAAAAGTGTAA
- a CDS encoding ATP-binding cassette domain-containing protein, translating into MVYLILLGQLSLFAGSISIEMIRNWQLLHIGTKVNIALVSDFIRKLFKLPIKFHHTHFLGELIQRINDHKRLENLLTVKTISLIFATINLLLFGPILIYYNSTVFFIFISGGIIGILWILIFMRERGRIDYLFFELQGEQQGKIIDLLGGIEDIKISNSANQKRWEWEELQNKIYKLKIKALKLDQIQHNGFDIIIRLTGILLTIFTAKLVIENRLSLGTMFAINLILGQLSAPLYSFVDFIPAWQDAKLAMLRINHIHNQKNEETNQFNAIKEIPSTGSITFENVSFSYYGSGGDMILKKLNFEIERGKVTAIVGASGSGKSTLLKLLLKFFEPTEGVIRLGQSNFEDLSAKQWRDQCGVVMQGGKVFSDTIVNNIALGQEIDMEQIVMISALANLDDFVNSNLPMGYFTKIGEEGLHLSEGQKQRLLLARAMYKNPEVLILDEATSSLDAKNEGEIMKSISEFKKNKTIVIVAHRLNTVRNADKILVLNEGHVIESGNHKNLLEKGEFYFNLIKEQLT; encoded by the coding sequence TTGGTTTATTTAATTTTATTAGGACAACTATCATTATTTGCCGGTAGTATTTCAATCGAAATGATTAGAAACTGGCAATTACTTCATATTGGTACGAAGGTAAATATTGCCTTAGTATCAGATTTTATCCGAAAACTCTTTAAATTACCTATTAAATTTCATCATACGCATTTCCTTGGTGAATTAATTCAAAGAATTAATGATCATAAACGACTTGAAAATTTACTTACTGTAAAAACAATCTCGTTGATTTTTGCAACAATCAATTTATTGCTGTTTGGGCCAATTTTGATTTATTATAATTCAACAGTCTTTTTTATTTTTATCTCAGGTGGGATTATTGGCATATTGTGGATTTTAATATTCATGAGAGAAAGAGGCAGAATTGATTATTTGTTTTTCGAATTACAGGGCGAGCAACAGGGAAAAATTATTGATTTATTAGGAGGGATAGAAGACATAAAAATCAGCAATAGTGCCAACCAAAAAAGATGGGAATGGGAAGAATTACAAAACAAAATATATAAACTTAAAATAAAGGCGCTAAAACTTGACCAAATTCAGCACAATGGTTTTGATATAATTATACGATTAACAGGAATATTACTTACCATTTTTACAGCTAAATTGGTTATTGAAAATAGATTAAGTCTTGGGACCATGTTTGCCATTAATCTTATTCTGGGTCAATTATCTGCACCCTTGTATTCTTTTGTCGATTTTATTCCTGCATGGCAAGACGCTAAGCTTGCTATGTTGCGAATTAATCATATTCATAACCAAAAAAATGAGGAGACAAATCAATTCAATGCAATTAAAGAAATTCCATCAACTGGTTCAATTACATTTGAAAATGTATCTTTTTCTTACTATGGTTCCGGAGGGGATATGATTTTAAAGAAGTTGAACTTTGAAATAGAAAGAGGTAAAGTTACTGCTATTGTTGGGGCAAGTGGAAGTGGTAAGTCAACTTTGCTTAAATTGCTATTAAAATTTTTCGAACCTACTGAAGGAGTAATTCGATTAGGTCAAAGTAATTTTGAAGATTTATCTGCAAAGCAATGGAGGGACCAATGTGGAGTTGTAATGCAAGGGGGAAAAGTGTTTTCAGATACGATAGTTAATAATATAGCACTAGGTCAAGAAATTGATATGGAACAAATTGTTATGATATCAGCTCTTGCAAACCTCGACGATTTTGTAAATAGCAATTTGCCGATGGGATATTTTACAAAAATTGGTGAAGAAGGATTGCATTTGAGCGAAGGACAAAAGCAAAGGTTGTTATTGGCGAGAGCTATGTACAAAAATCCCGAGGTTCTAATTTTAGATGAGGCTACTAGTTCATTAGATGCCAAAAATGAAGGTGAGATAATGAAGAGTATTTCAGAATTTAAAAAAAATAAAACAATAGTAATCGTTGCACATAGACTAAATACAGTGAGAAATGCAGATAAAATACTAGTTTTAAATGAAGGCCATGTAATTGAATCAGGAAATCATAAGAATTTACTTGAAAAAGGCGAATTTTATTTCAATTTGATTAAAGAACAATTGACCTAA